In Aquimarina spinulae, a single window of DNA contains:
- a CDS encoding xanthine dehydrogenase family protein molybdopterin-binding subunit: MKNNASPSFGRRSFIKTSALAGGGMLIGFNLFQACKPEATPPVDIPIDISQLNFNDFNAFIKIADNGMVTIFSPNPEIGQGVKTSMPMLIAEELDVSWDNVHVAQGALDTKNFTRQVAGGSQSLRQGWEPLRQTGATARQMLVNAAAAKWGVDASECKTENGVIINANGDKLGYGEVVKEAAALEVPENITLKDPKDFKIIGKDIPNVDVDKIITGKSLYGMDYKEDGMVYASVLRPPAFGKMLIDFDDTAVRAISGVHDVVKFGNKIAVLAKDTWTAMKGKKALKANWTSGSKLENTEDHDKILKDLLNGKEFNTLRADGDVKKAFAQADQVIERTYESPFLPHNCMEPMNFFADVTPEKIRLVGPIQTPAGTARRVANLLERDPEDVSVEMTRMGGGFGRRLYGDFALEAAEISKIAQKPVKVVYSREDDMSAGIYRPAIKYKISASIKDGKISGYHLKEASVNSNMYGLIPNFFPAGAIENYQVDVANYNSEITTGAWRAPYTNFLSFAEQSFFDELAELLEIDRIQLRLDLLQKVKGTTDDRIQYSPERLEKVIQVAVDKSGWGKAKEGTYQGFSAYYCHNTHVAEVADVVLENDVPVVKKVTCVVDCGIVVNPLGAKNQIEGGVIDGVGHAMYGDFSFKDGVPQDKNFNTYRLIRINETPVVETHFIESDIAPTGLGEPTLPPAGAAVANAIKAAKGIRLYKQPFIKNMNSKAPLG, encoded by the coding sequence ATGAAAAATAATGCATCACCTTCATTCGGTAGAAGGTCATTTATAAAAACATCGGCATTGGCTGGTGGCGGAATGTTAATTGGGTTTAATTTATTTCAGGCATGTAAACCTGAAGCAACACCACCTGTTGATATACCTATTGATATTTCTCAATTAAACTTTAATGATTTTAATGCCTTTATCAAAATAGCCGATAACGGTATGGTAACTATCTTCTCCCCAAATCCAGAAATAGGCCAGGGGGTTAAGACATCTATGCCTATGCTTATTGCAGAAGAACTTGATGTATCATGGGATAATGTTCATGTAGCACAAGGAGCATTGGATACCAAAAATTTTACACGACAAGTAGCCGGAGGAAGCCAATCGTTAAGGCAAGGGTGGGAACCACTACGCCAAACGGGAGCTACAGCCAGACAGATGTTAGTTAATGCAGCAGCAGCCAAATGGGGAGTAGATGCTTCAGAATGTAAAACGGAAAATGGAGTAATTATAAATGCCAATGGCGATAAACTTGGATACGGAGAAGTCGTTAAAGAAGCGGCAGCCCTTGAAGTACCAGAAAATATAACATTAAAAGATCCTAAAGATTTTAAAATCATAGGAAAAGATATTCCTAATGTAGATGTGGATAAGATTATTACCGGAAAGTCTCTTTACGGAATGGATTATAAAGAAGATGGAATGGTATATGCTTCGGTATTAAGACCTCCTGCTTTTGGTAAAATGTTGATTGATTTTGATGATACTGCTGTTAGAGCAATTTCGGGAGTTCATGATGTGGTCAAGTTTGGAAATAAAATTGCAGTCTTAGCAAAAGATACCTGGACCGCAATGAAAGGAAAAAAAGCATTGAAAGCGAATTGGACTTCAGGTTCAAAATTAGAAAACACAGAAGATCATGATAAAATATTGAAGGACCTTCTTAATGGTAAAGAATTTAATACGCTGCGTGCCGATGGAGATGTTAAAAAAGCATTTGCTCAGGCAGATCAGGTGATCGAGAGAACTTATGAGTCTCCATTCTTACCTCATAATTGTATGGAGCCCATGAATTTCTTTGCAGATGTTACTCCAGAAAAAATTCGTTTGGTCGGCCCTATACAAACACCAGCAGGTACAGCACGTAGAGTTGCTAATTTGTTAGAGCGCGATCCAGAAGATGTTTCTGTAGAAATGACCAGAATGGGAGGAGGTTTTGGAAGACGACTCTATGGTGATTTTGCTTTGGAAGCAGCAGAAATATCAAAAATTGCCCAAAAACCTGTCAAAGTAGTATACTCTAGAGAAGATGATATGTCTGCAGGGATATATCGTCCGGCAATAAAATATAAAATCAGTGCATCAATTAAAGATGGTAAAATTAGTGGATATCATCTTAAGGAAGCTTCTGTAAATTCGAATATGTATGGGTTGATTCCTAACTTTTTCCCGGCAGGAGCTATTGAAAATTATCAGGTAGATGTTGCTAATTATAATAGTGAAATTACAACAGGAGCGTGGAGAGCCCCGTATACTAATTTCTTATCTTTTGCAGAACAAAGCTTCTTTGATGAATTGGCCGAACTATTAGAAATTGATCGTATTCAACTTCGTTTGGACTTACTACAGAAAGTAAAAGGAACTACAGATGATAGAATCCAGTATTCACCAGAACGATTAGAGAAAGTAATACAAGTAGCTGTAGATAAATCAGGATGGGGAAAAGCAAAAGAAGGAACTTATCAGGGGTTTAGTGCATATTATTGCCATAATACTCATGTAGCAGAGGTAGCAGATGTAGTATTAGAGAATGATGTACCTGTGGTAAAAAAAGTTACTTGTGTTGTTGATTGCGGAATTGTAGTGAACCCACTCGGAGCCAAAAACCAGATCGAGGGAGGAGTTATTGATGGTGTAGGCCATGCGATGTATGGTGATTTTTCATTTAAAGATGGAGTGCCGCAAGACAAGAATTTTAACACCTATCGTTTAATTCGTATTAATGAAACTCCTGTGGTCGAAACACATTTTATAGAAAGTGATATTGCCCCAACAGGACTAGGAGAACCCACATTACCTCCTGCAGGAGCAGCTGTAGCAAATGCAATTAAGGCAGCAAAAGGAATACGATTGTATAAGCAACCTTTTATTAAAAATATGAACTCCAAAGCGCCATTGGGATAG
- a CDS encoding XdhC family protein, whose product MTHEFKEIIESYHKAKQQGIPAVMATVVDVEGSSYRRPGVGMLILQNGKMTGAVSGGCVEKEVLRQAQSVFVSGESKMMTYDGKYRLGCEGLLYILIETFDISTIEITTIQRHLKSRVPFEIKSWYSKTEQEISTMGSIVQFKGDQAFCFSQDTRPDDCLESFVREMQPCFRLIIIGTEHDAAQLCKLASATGWEVDIVGSPQHSKKLEDFPGAKEIIHSAPEDLNIDHIDDQTAIILMSHNFAKDLLYLQALKETSPVYIGLLGPAQRREKLLSAFIEYFPEVTDRFLDAIHGPAGLNLGAETPQEIAISIIAEILSVIRGQNPIPLQEKKGAIHDDPKRKKINAIPTKT is encoded by the coding sequence ATGACACACGAATTCAAAGAAATAATAGAATCTTATCATAAAGCCAAACAGCAGGGAATACCTGCTGTTATGGCTACAGTAGTAGATGTAGAAGGGTCTTCTTATAGAAGACCAGGAGTGGGTATGCTCATTCTTCAAAATGGAAAAATGACAGGTGCTGTAAGTGGGGGATGTGTTGAAAAAGAAGTGTTACGACAAGCACAATCTGTTTTCGTTTCCGGAGAATCCAAAATGATGACCTACGATGGTAAATATAGGCTGGGATGCGAAGGACTATTGTATATTTTGATTGAAACTTTTGATATTAGTACTATTGAGATTACGACAATACAAAGACACTTAAAATCGAGAGTACCGTTTGAAATTAAATCATGGTACTCAAAAACAGAACAAGAAATCTCTACTATGGGATCTATTGTTCAATTTAAAGGAGATCAGGCATTTTGTTTTTCGCAAGATACCAGGCCAGATGATTGTTTAGAGAGTTTTGTGAGGGAAATGCAACCTTGTTTCAGATTAATAATTATTGGTACCGAGCACGATGCAGCGCAGTTATGTAAACTGGCATCAGCTACTGGTTGGGAAGTAGATATCGTAGGTTCGCCACAACATTCTAAAAAACTAGAAGATTTTCCGGGAGCTAAAGAGATAATTCATAGTGCTCCAGAAGATTTGAATATAGATCATATAGATGATCAGACAGCTATCATTCTAATGTCTCATAATTTTGCTAAAGATTTATTATATCTTCAGGCGTTAAAAGAAACCAGCCCGGTGTATATCGGATTATTGGGACCCGCGCAGCGTAGAGAAAAGCTATTGTCTGCTTTTATAGAGTATTTTCCCGAGGTTACCGATAGATTTCTCGATGCTATTCATGGTCCTGCCGGTTTAAATCTAGGGGCAGAAACTCCTCAGGAAATTGCAATTTCTATAATTGCTGAAATATTGTCTGTGATCAGAGGTCAAAACCCGATACCATTACAGGAGAAGAAAGGAGCGATTCATGATGATCCCAAAAGGAAAAAAATAAATGCCATTCCCACCAAAACCTAA
- a CDS encoding nucleotidyltransferase family protein, producing the protein MPFPPKPKIAQLILAAGSSSRMGEPKQVLPWRNTTLIGHAIERALLIKETSIYVVLGAHYETVYKEICHFPVTILRNAEWQSGMGSTIRSGIKAIQQDKLSYDGVLISLVDQPLLETIHFNALITQFSKEPGVITATDLGSGVGVPAIIPSQYFCELVQLQADFGARYIVKKHIDHIHTVDALDKGVDIDTIAQYHAMIKSNFSS; encoded by the coding sequence ATGCCATTCCCACCAAAACCTAAAATAGCACAACTTATCCTTGCAGCAGGTTCTTCTAGTAGAATGGGAGAACCAAAACAGGTGTTGCCATGGCGTAATACTACATTAATTGGTCACGCTATAGAGAGGGCACTACTAATAAAAGAAACCTCAATCTATGTGGTTTTGGGAGCGCATTACGAGACCGTATATAAAGAGATTTGTCATTTTCCTGTTACCATACTCAGAAATGCAGAATGGCAATCGGGAATGGGTTCTACAATACGTTCTGGAATTAAGGCTATACAACAAGACAAATTGTCGTATGACGGAGTGCTAATTTCACTGGTAGATCAACCACTATTAGAGACAATTCATTTTAATGCATTAATCACTCAATTTAGTAAAGAACCAGGTGTTATTACTGCTACAGATTTAGGTTCTGGCGTTGGGGTTCCTGCAATTATCCCATCTCAATATTTCTGCGAATTAGTGCAATTACAGGCAGATTTTGGTGCACGATACATTGTTAAAAAGCATATAGATCATATACATACAGTTGATGCTCTCGATAAAGGAGTAGATATTGATACGATAGCACAATATCATGCTATGATAAAAAGCAATTTTTCTTCTTAA
- a CDS encoding DUF493 family protein produces the protein MKDPEEFYKKLKEQLADTSLWPTSYLYKFIVPTNTEKIEQIESIFDNLGAVIQTKQSKNGKYTSVSINVRMKNPDQVIAKYKEVAEKVEGVISL, from the coding sequence ATGAAAGACCCTGAAGAATTTTATAAAAAATTAAAAGAGCAGTTGGCAGATACATCACTATGGCCAACTTCATATTTATATAAATTTATTGTACCTACAAATACAGAAAAAATTGAACAAATCGAATCAATTTTTGATAACCTGGGTGCGGTAATTCAGACAAAACAATCTAAAAATGGTAAATATACTAGTGTATCTATCAATGTTAGAATGAAAAATCCAGATCAGGTGATTGCTAAATATAAAGAAGTTGCCGAAAAAGTAGAGGGAGTAATTTCATTATAG
- a CDS encoding DUF4290 domain-containing protein yields MDIYNIEYNTEREKLIIPEYGRHMQKMINHTVTIEDREERNKVAKSIIAVMGNLQPHLRDVPEFQHKLWDQLFIMSDFKLDVDTPFPVLTKEKLQERPEPLEYPQNFPKYRFYGNNIKRMIDVANGWEDGDLKNALTLTIANHMKKCYLNWNKDTVEDSAIFNHLFELSDGKIDLKGSNENLTDSSNLMRGKKKKHTTTNSNNSGKKNYRNNRGKKRY; encoded by the coding sequence ATGGATATATATAATATAGAATACAATACCGAGCGCGAAAAGCTCATTATCCCAGAATATGGTCGTCATATGCAGAAAATGATAAACCATACGGTTACTATCGAAGATCGTGAAGAACGTAATAAGGTTGCAAAGTCGATTATAGCAGTAATGGGTAATCTGCAGCCGCATTTACGAGATGTGCCTGAGTTTCAGCATAAATTATGGGATCAGCTGTTTATAATGAGTGATTTTAAATTAGATGTAGATACTCCTTTTCCTGTATTGACTAAAGAAAAATTACAGGAAAGACCAGAACCTCTTGAATATCCCCAAAATTTCCCAAAATATCGTTTTTACGGAAACAATATTAAACGAATGATAGATGTTGCAAATGGTTGGGAAGATGGCGATTTAAAAAATGCACTTACTTTAACAATTGCAAATCATATGAAAAAATGCTATCTGAACTGGAATAAAGATACGGTAGAGGATAGTGCGATATTTAACCATCTTTTTGAACTAAGTGATGGTAAAATAGATCTTAAAGGAAGTAATGAAAATCTTACAGATTCTTCAAATTTAATGAGAGGAAAAAAGAAAAAACATACGACAACAAATAGTAATAATAGCGGTAAAAAGAATTACCGAAACAATCGTGGTAAAAAACGCTATTAA
- the murA gene encoding UDP-N-acetylglucosamine 1-carboxyvinyltransferase: MGTFQIEGGHQLKGEITPQGAKNEALQILCAVLLTPEEVIISNIPDIRDVNKLIDILRNLGVKIQKLEKGKYSFKSDELNLEYLESEQFKKEGSGLRGSIMIVGPLLARYGKGYIPRPGGDKIGRRRLDTHFEGFINLGAEFRYNKEERFYGVEAPEGLTGTYMLLDEASVTGTANIVMAAVLAKGTTTIYNAACEPYLQQLCKMLNAMGAKISGVGSNLLVIDGVKALGGCEHRVLPDMIEIGSWIGLAAMTKSEITIKNVSWENLGLIPNTFRKLGITLERVGDDIYIPAHTNGYQIESYIDGSFMTIADAPWPGFTPDLLSIVLVIATQARGEVMVHQKMFESRLFFVDKLIDMGAKIILCDPHRATIIGHDFQSTLKATTMVSPDIRAGISLLIAALSAKGTSTIHNIEQIDRGYENIDERLRAIGAKIIRVKA; the protein is encoded by the coding sequence ATGGGTACTTTTCAGATAGAAGGAGGGCATCAGCTCAAAGGGGAAATTACACCTCAGGGCGCCAAAAATGAAGCCTTACAAATTCTTTGCGCAGTATTATTAACACCAGAAGAAGTTATAATTTCTAATATTCCTGATATACGAGATGTAAATAAATTAATAGACATTCTCAGAAATTTAGGAGTGAAAATTCAAAAATTAGAAAAAGGGAAATACTCTTTTAAGAGTGATGAACTTAATTTAGAGTACCTGGAGAGTGAACAGTTTAAGAAAGAAGGAAGTGGTCTTAGAGGCTCTATTATGATTGTTGGACCTTTGTTAGCAAGGTATGGTAAAGGATATATTCCTCGTCCGGGAGGTGATAAAATAGGAAGAAGACGTTTGGATACCCACTTTGAAGGGTTTATTAACCTTGGGGCAGAATTTAGATATAATAAGGAAGAACGTTTTTATGGTGTAGAGGCACCAGAAGGTTTAACAGGTACCTATATGTTACTTGATGAAGCTTCGGTAACCGGTACTGCAAATATTGTAATGGCAGCTGTACTTGCTAAAGGCACAACTACAATTTATAATGCAGCTTGTGAACCTTATTTACAGCAGTTATGTAAGATGCTTAATGCTATGGGAGCAAAAATCTCTGGCGTGGGCTCTAATTTGTTAGTGATTGATGGGGTTAAAGCTTTAGGTGGATGTGAACACCGTGTACTACCCGATATGATCGAGATTGGATCATGGATAGGACTAGCTGCTATGACAAAAAGTGAAATTACTATTAAAAATGTAAGTTGGGAAAACCTGGGATTGATCCCAAATACGTTTAGAAAATTAGGGATTACCCTGGAGCGGGTAGGAGATGATATTTATATCCCTGCACATACGAATGGATACCAGATCGAAAGTTATATTGATGGTTCATTTATGACCATTGCTGATGCTCCATGGCCTGGATTTACCCCCGATTTATTGAGTATCGTTTTGGTTATAGCTACTCAAGCCAGAGGAGAAGTAATGGTGCACCAAAAGATGTTCGAGAGTCGTTTATTCTTTGTAGATAAGCTTATTGATATGGGAGCAAAAATTATTTTATGTGATCCACATAGAGCTACAATTATAGGCCATGATTTTCAATCTACATTAAAAGCAACTACAATGGTATCTCCCGATATTAGAGCCGGAATATCATTATTAATCGCAGCATTAAGTGCCAAGGGAACATCAACTATTCATAATATCGAACAAATTGATCGTGGATATGAAAACATTGATGAACGCCTTAGAGCAATAGGAGCTAAGATTATTAGGGTTAAGGCGTAA
- a CDS encoding ATP-binding protein: MDTLIFYQILIFLFQGFVVAFLILLLFRLRTIIGLGVLFASLGLFQFVQVFMASTLYFKISDAIVVSPGSSVLFSATLFAILLIYIKEDATTARKLIYALVIANIVLCFLLLAFRMNMEGAYSYNPFEISTDFFYTNVLVLFVGTGVLYLDAILIIFLYEFISKHTSSLLLRVMFTMVLVLSFDAIFFTLGSFWYFENIPKLLLSGLLSKGSMAIFYSVIFTLYLKYFEKETYHVNYLTFKDIFHSLTYKQKYEVAEKAAQFTKGRYQTLTNLIPVGVFMTQSDGKTIFVNPKWCSISGLSQEEALNDGWLNAVHPEDRRKLKQGWYAATGKKETSDAEYRFLKPDGTVTWVLGRAIPEYNDKHQIIGYVGTLTDITDIKLYEIELSRLKEKAEESDRLKSAFLANMSHEIRTPMNGILGLAELLNEPKLTGDEQQLYLDLIKESGARMLNIIRDIIDISRIAADQVKVNIEEVDINKQTKYLFDLFKPQTDKKDIVLSLSNDLSTEDAIIKTDKEKFNAILSNLIKNAIKYTNEGGIEFGYLKDKDILQFYVKDTGMGIAKDRQKAIFERFVQADLEDRYALEGAGIGLSIAKAYVEMLTGKIWLESKKGKGSTFYFTIPYTKVSQTTV, encoded by the coding sequence ATGGACACACTAATTTTCTATCAAATCTTAATTTTTCTTTTTCAAGGATTTGTTGTTGCCTTCCTAATATTACTACTATTTCGTTTGCGAACGATAATAGGTTTAGGAGTGCTATTCGCTTCTTTGGGATTGTTTCAGTTTGTACAGGTTTTTATGGCCAGTACACTTTATTTCAAAATATCTGATGCTATCGTGGTTTCTCCAGGTTCATCTGTTTTATTTTCTGCTACACTTTTTGCCATACTTCTAATATACATCAAAGAAGATGCAACTACAGCTCGAAAATTAATTTACGCATTAGTTATAGCCAATATTGTATTATGCTTTCTTTTACTCGCTTTTAGAATGAATATGGAAGGAGCATATAGCTATAATCCTTTCGAAATCTCTACAGATTTCTTCTACACAAATGTACTGGTACTATTTGTAGGAACAGGAGTACTTTATCTGGATGCAATATTGATCATATTTTTATACGAATTTATTTCAAAACATACTTCTAGCTTATTACTTAGAGTAATGTTTACTATGGTATTAGTACTTAGTTTTGATGCTATCTTTTTTACACTAGGTTCGTTTTGGTATTTTGAAAACATACCAAAACTCTTGTTATCAGGATTATTATCAAAGGGATCTATGGCTATTTTTTATAGTGTTATATTTACGTTATATCTAAAGTATTTTGAAAAAGAAACCTACCATGTAAACTATCTTACTTTTAAAGATATTTTTCATTCTCTAACGTACAAACAAAAATATGAAGTTGCCGAAAAAGCAGCTCAATTTACCAAAGGCAGATATCAAACATTAACCAATCTGATACCAGTAGGTGTATTTATGACTCAAAGCGATGGAAAAACCATATTTGTTAATCCAAAATGGTGTTCTATCTCGGGACTATCACAAGAAGAAGCCCTAAATGACGGATGGCTTAATGCAGTACACCCAGAGGATAGAAGAAAACTAAAACAAGGATGGTATGCAGCTACAGGTAAAAAAGAAACCTCTGATGCCGAATACCGATTTCTTAAACCCGATGGTACGGTAACCTGGGTATTAGGTCGTGCTATACCCGAGTATAATGATAAACATCAAATTATTGGGTATGTTGGTACTCTAACAGATATCACAGATATTAAGTTATACGAAATTGAATTAAGTCGATTAAAGGAAAAAGCTGAAGAAAGTGATCGCCTTAAATCTGCTTTTCTTGCCAATATGAGCCACGAAATAAGAACTCCAATGAATGGTATTCTTGGTCTTGCAGAACTCTTAAACGAACCAAAACTTACTGGTGACGAACAACAACTGTACCTGGATCTTATTAAAGAAAGTGGAGCACGCATGCTTAATATTATCAGGGATATTATCGATATCTCCAGAATAGCCGCAGATCAGGTTAAAGTCAATATCGAAGAGGTTGATATCAACAAACAAACCAAGTATTTATTTGACCTCTTTAAACCGCAAACAGATAAAAAGGATATTGTACTATCATTATCAAATGATTTGTCGACAGAAGATGCAATCATCAAAACCGACAAAGAAAAATTTAATGCAATCCTTTCTAACTTAATAAAAAATGCTATTAAGTACACGAATGAAGGAGGAATTGAATTTGGATATCTAAAAGATAAAGATATTCTTCAATTTTATGTAAAAGATACTGGTATGGGGATCGCAAAAGATCGTCAGAAAGCTATTTTTGAACGATTTGTACAGGCAGATCTCGAAGATCGTTATGCGCTAGAAGGTGCAGGTATTGGATTATCTATTGCCAAAGCTTATGTCGAAATGCTAACAGGAAAAATTTGGCTAGAAAGTAAAAAAGGTAAAGGATCTACATTCTATTTTACTATTCCATACACCAAAGTATCTCAAACAACGGTCTAA
- a CDS encoding cold-shock protein, whose protein sequence is MNKGTVKFFNDAKGFGFITEEDSNKEHFVHISGLIDEIREGDAVEFDLQEGKKGLNAVNVKVI, encoded by the coding sequence ATGAATAAAGGAACAGTAAAATTTTTCAACGATGCCAAAGGATTTGGATTTATCACTGAAGAAGATTCTAACAAAGAACATTTCGTACACATCTCTGGACTAATCGATGAAATTCGAGAAGGTGATGCAGTAGAATTTGATTTGCAAGAAGGCAAAAAAGGATTAAACGCAGTAAATGTAAAAGTAATTTAA
- a CDS encoding dihydrofolate reductase family protein, with the protein MQKIVYYVASSLDGFIAGKNDDISQFILQGKGVEKYQAELLKFETVIMGRRTYEFGFQYGLQPGQAAYPNMEHYIFSDSMKIENLANSVHIEKKSIHRVKEIKANSKTDIYLCGGGDFAGWLLDNDLIDQLKLKLNPIIIGDGIRLFGNSITNKKWRLIEKEAFDDGLLILTYEKE; encoded by the coding sequence ATGCAAAAAATTGTTTATTACGTAGCAAGTTCTCTCGACGGATTTATTGCAGGCAAGAACGACGACATAAGTCAATTCATACTTCAAGGGAAGGGAGTTGAAAAATATCAGGCCGAGCTTTTAAAATTTGAAACTGTAATAATGGGAAGAAGAACGTATGAGTTTGGTTTTCAATATGGGCTTCAGCCGGGGCAAGCTGCCTATCCAAATATGGAACATTACATTTTTTCGGATTCAATGAAAATTGAAAACCTGGCAAACTCTGTTCATATTGAAAAAAAATCAATTCATCGAGTAAAGGAAATTAAAGCAAACTCTAAAACAGATATTTATCTATGTGGTGGTGGAGACTTTGCAGGCTGGCTTTTGGATAATGATTTGATTGATCAGCTTAAATTAAAACTTAACCCAATAATTATTGGAGATGGAATTCGTTTATTTGGTAATTCTATAACAAACAAAAAATGGAGGTTGATCGAAAAAGAAGCTTTTGATGATGGACTTCTGATCTTAACTTATGAAAAAGAATAA
- a CDS encoding class I SAM-dependent methyltransferase, translating to MNSKQLISRNIELFYNTASEETRLNKGMGVFEFERIKSLIEKYISSSPLNIIDIGGGTGKYSEWLANKGHQVHLVEPIPKHIKIAQKRADKLKNRFSVHWGESRKLEFPNNFADLILLHGPLYHLQKKEDRALSIREAKRVLKNNGIILGFAINYTASTLVGLLNGLIHKKNIF from the coding sequence ATGAATAGTAAACAGTTAATAAGCAGAAATATAGAACTATTTTATAATACAGCTTCTGAAGAGACTAGGCTTAACAAAGGAATGGGTGTTTTTGAATTTGAGAGAATCAAATCGCTCATAGAAAAATATATTTCAAGCTCACCTTTAAACATAATTGACATTGGCGGGGGAACAGGGAAATATTCAGAATGGCTTGCCAACAAAGGACACCAGGTACATTTGGTCGAGCCTATTCCCAAACATATAAAAATAGCGCAAAAGAGGGCCGATAAATTAAAAAACAGATTTTCTGTTCATTGGGGAGAATCTCGAAAACTCGAATTTCCTAATAATTTTGCCGATCTCATACTGCTGCATGGCCCTTTGTATCATCTTCAAAAAAAAGAAGATAGAGCGCTAAGTATTCGAGAAGCGAAACGTGTTTTGAAGAATAACGGAATCATTTTGGGTTTTGCCATTAATTATACCGCATCTACCCTGGTAGGTCTTTTAAATGGGCTTATTCATAAAAAAAACATTTTTTGA
- a CDS encoding DoxX family protein, producing the protein MKKRDLIIYRVATALFSLMLLAGAITYFVQYEMVSKMFTSLGVPTEIIYPLAIVKILGILAIWLIKNPVIKTLAYLGFALDLVFAIIAHLNAGDGQAIGPAIPLALLIISYVFYRKKRQVLN; encoded by the coding sequence ATGAAAAAAAGAGATTTAATAATCTACCGTGTAGCAACGGCCTTATTTAGTTTAATGCTTCTAGCCGGAGCTATCACCTATTTTGTCCAATACGAGATGGTAAGTAAAATGTTCACTAGCTTAGGTGTTCCCACCGAAATAATATATCCTCTGGCCATAGTAAAAATACTGGGGATATTGGCGATTTGGCTGATCAAAAACCCGGTAATCAAAACATTAGCCTACCTGGGATTCGCACTTGACCTCGTCTTTGCAATAATTGCCCATTTAAATGCTGGTGACGGTCAAGCCATTGGCCCAGCTATTCCACTTGCCTTGTTGATCATATCTTATGTGTTTTATAGGAAAAAAAGGCAAGTACTTAACTAA
- a CDS encoding winged helix-turn-helix transcriptional regulator has product MKNKEGKDIKIPMKEHFGNYMVPVRDALEVFSGKWKIPIISALTFYETCGFKELERIVEGITPKMLSKELKFLEENLLIIRKVEDTRPITVTYSITEYGKTCKSVMSELYRWGVEHRKKVFNIEGQTWDKC; this is encoded by the coding sequence ATGAAAAACAAAGAAGGGAAGGATATAAAAATTCCAATGAAGGAGCATTTTGGTAATTACATGGTACCAGTTCGAGATGCACTAGAGGTTTTTAGTGGTAAGTGGAAGATCCCAATTATTTCGGCACTTACTTTTTACGAGACTTGTGGTTTTAAAGAGTTAGAGCGTATTGTAGAAGGGATAACACCAAAAATGTTGTCGAAAGAATTAAAGTTTCTCGAGGAGAATTTATTGATCATCAGAAAGGTAGAAGATACCCGTCCGATTACTGTTACTTACAGCATTACAGAATACGGAAAAACGTGTAAATCTGTGATGAGTGAATTGTATCGTTGGGGTGTAGAACACAGAAAAAAGGTATTTAATATAGAAGGACAAACCTGGGACAAATGCTAG
- a CDS encoding GNAT family N-acetyltransferase produces the protein MRQEIDTINKTEYQEVVNVWESSVRATHHFLKEEDIEYFKPLILNTYLDAVELRCIRNNGKKIVGFLGVAEQNLEMLFIDPEYRGKKIGKTLLDYSINNLNVTKVDVNEQNEQGVGFYKHCGFDVIGRSELDSSGKPYPILHMELKK, from the coding sequence ATGAGACAAGAAATAGATACCATTAATAAAACAGAATACCAGGAAGTGGTAAATGTGTGGGAGTCTTCGGTTAGAGCAACCCATCACTTTTTAAAAGAAGAAGATATCGAATATTTCAAACCCCTAATCTTAAATACATACTTGGATGCGGTTGAATTAAGATGCATAAGAAACAATGGCAAGAAAATAGTTGGTTTTCTTGGTGTTGCCGAGCAGAATTTAGAAATGTTATTTATTGATCCTGAATATCGAGGAAAAAAAATTGGCAAGACATTATTAGACTATTCAATTAATAATTTAAATGTTACCAAAGTTGACGTGAATGAACAGAATGAACAAGGAGTTGGGTTTTATAAACATTGTGGATTTGACGTAATAGGTCGCTCTGAATTGGATTCCTCTGGAAAGCCTTACCCGATTTTACATATGGAATTGAAGAAATAA